The following coding sequences are from one Chloroflexota bacterium window:
- a CDS encoding cyclase family protein has protein sequence MDKRIKFIDLSHTIEDGLVTYKGLPAPIICDYLSREKSRAVYAPGTEFQIGKIEMVTNTGTYVDCPFHRYADGKDLSQMGLEAFADLEGIVVRADYRNSLAVDATFFQDKELRGKAVLVHTGWDVHWNTDAYFQNHPYVTEDAAVYLQTCGVKLVGIDSMNIDNTSQVKSRPVHSILLASDILIVEHLCNLGELPDEGFTFSAVPPKWKGVGTFPVRAMAKLR, from the coding sequence ATGGACAAACGCATCAAGTTCATTGATCTGAGTCACACCATCGAGGATGGTCTGGTCACGTACAAGGGGTTGCCCGCGCCGATCATCTGCGATTATTTGAGCCGCGAAAAATCGCGCGCGGTGTACGCGCCGGGGACCGAATTTCAAATCGGCAAAATCGAAATGGTGACGAACACCGGCACGTACGTGGATTGTCCGTTTCACCGGTACGCGGACGGCAAGGATTTATCGCAAATGGGGCTAGAGGCGTTCGCCGACCTCGAAGGCATCGTTGTCCGCGCGGATTATCGTAACTCGTTAGCGGTGGACGCGACGTTCTTCCAAGACAAGGAACTGCGCGGCAAGGCGGTCTTGGTCCACACGGGCTGGGATGTTCATTGGAACACCGACGCGTATTTTCAAAATCATCCCTACGTGACCGAGGATGCGGCGGTGTATTTGCAAACATGCGGCGTCAAACTGGTTGGCATTGATTCGATGAACATTGACAACACGAGCCAGGTCAAGTCCCGCCCCGTTCATTCGATTTTGTTGGCATCGGACATTCTGATCGTCGAGCACTTGTGCAACCTGGGCGAATTGCCCGACGAAGGATTCACATTTAGCGCGGTGCCGCCCAAGTGGAAAGGCGTCGGCACCTTCCCGGTGCGCGCGATGGCGAAACTCAGGTAG
- a CDS encoding aminotransferase class I/II-fold pyridoxal phosphate-dependent enzyme, which produces MKELRRKGFVTRAVHAGERALQGDYTPVATPIHPTVGFVYESMDDLDAIFATTREGYVYPRYGSPTVAAFEQAIAELEAGEAAHAYASGMAAVHAALLAAGVRAGTTVVGAMDVYGATFTLLQRLFSQLGATARWVDVTDLASVEAALAETRPVALWAETISNPLLKVADIPALADLAHRYGAQCLIDNTFGSPYLCNPIAHGADYVVHSATKYIGGHGDVMAGVVVTANKNKSTLYELNKLVGGVLGPFEAWLALRGVKTLPLRMRQQCANAARIAEWLTQHPKVAWINYPGLSNHAQHALAQKLFGARGFGGMVSFEIVGADRAKAFRFMEALELCLPATTLGDIYTLVLHPASSSHRGLTPAERAQVGIGEGLVRMSVGIEDADDIIADLAQALDNAGM; this is translated from the coding sequence ATGAAAGAATTACGCCGCAAGGGATTTGTCACACGCGCCGTGCACGCGGGCGAACGTGCGCTCCAGGGTGACTATACACCGGTTGCCACACCCATTCACCCGACGGTCGGTTTTGTGTACGAAAGCATGGACGATTTGGACGCGATCTTTGCGACGACGCGTGAAGGATACGTCTATCCGCGTTACGGCAGTCCAACCGTCGCCGCATTTGAGCAAGCGATCGCGGAACTCGAAGCCGGCGAAGCGGCGCACGCCTACGCTTCGGGAATGGCGGCGGTTCATGCCGCGTTGTTAGCCGCGGGCGTGCGCGCGGGAACGACCGTGGTCGGCGCGATGGATGTGTACGGCGCGACCTTCACCTTACTGCAACGTCTCTTTTCGCAATTGGGCGCGACCGCGCGATGGGTGGATGTGACCGACCTGGCATCGGTTGAAGCGGCGCTGGCTGAAACGCGTCCTGTTGCGCTGTGGGCGGAAACGATTTCGAATCCCTTGCTCAAAGTGGCTGACATCCCGGCGCTCGCGGATTTGGCGCATCGCTATGGCGCGCAGTGTCTGATCGACAATACGTTCGGCTCGCCGTACTTGTGCAATCCCATCGCGCACGGCGCGGACTATGTCGTGCACAGCGCGACCAAGTACATTGGCGGACATGGCGATGTGATGGCAGGCGTGGTGGTGACGGCGAATAAAAATAAAAGTACGCTGTACGAGTTGAACAAACTCGTCGGCGGAGTGCTCGGTCCGTTCGAGGCGTGGCTGGCATTGCGCGGCGTCAAGACGTTGCCGTTGCGAATGCGCCAGCAGTGCGCGAACGCGGCGCGCATCGCGGAATGGCTCACCCAGCATCCGAAGGTCGCGTGGATTAATTATCCTGGATTGTCGAATCATGCTCAACACGCGTTGGCGCAAAAACTTTTTGGCGCACGCGGCTTTGGCGGAATGGTGTCGTTCGAAATTGTTGGGGCGGATCGCGCCAAGGCATTCCGTTTCATGGAGGCGCTCGAACTATGTCTGCCCGCGACGACGCTGGGCGATATTTACACGCTGGTCTTGCATCCGGCATCGTCGTCGCACCGCGGACTGACACCGGCAGAACGCGCCCAGGTCGGCATCGGCGAGGGCTTGGTGCGAATGTCGGTTGGCATCGAGGATGCCGACGATATTATTGCCGATCTCGCCCAGGCGCTTGACAATGCCGGCATGTAA
- a CDS encoding CTP synthase produces MKYVALLGEFTLTSKTHRATNAATQHSCDTLGIGVAGEWVSTEDIAPSLFARYSGIWVAPGSPYKNMDRALWAIQHARENRIPCLGTCGGFQHMIIEYARNALGFQDAQHAEYDPYASNLFISRLECSLVGRAMKLNFGADSHVAAFYGARSAIEEYYCNFGVNPDKMQFLTSGSLRVTGSDSEGAVRVIELPDHPFFLGTLFVPQARSTPEKPHPLVTAFLKAVAGTD; encoded by the coding sequence ATGAAGTACGTTGCTTTACTGGGAGAATTCACGCTGACATCGAAAACACATCGCGCGACGAACGCGGCGACTCAACATTCGTGTGACACGCTCGGCATCGGCGTCGCCGGCGAATGGGTCTCGACCGAGGATATCGCACCTTCTCTTTTCGCGCGCTATTCCGGAATCTGGGTCGCGCCCGGCAGTCCATACAAAAACATGGACAGGGCGCTCTGGGCGATTCAACACGCGCGGGAGAACCGCATCCCTTGCCTGGGCACGTGCGGCGGCTTTCAACACATGATCATCGAGTACGCGCGTAACGCCCTGGGTTTCCAGGACGCGCAACATGCCGAGTACGATCCCTACGCGTCCAATCTGTTCATCTCACGGCTAGAGTGCTCACTAGTTGGACGCGCGATGAAATTGAATTTTGGCGCGGATTCGCATGTGGCGGCGTTCTATGGTGCGCGATCCGCCATCGAAGAGTATTACTGCAACTTTGGCGTGAACCCCGACAAGATGCAATTCTTGACGAGCGGCTCACTGCGCGTCACAGGGTCCGATTCGGAGGGAGCGGTTCGGGTGATCGAGTTGCCGGACCATCCATTTTTTCTGGGCACACTGTTTGTGCCCCAGGCGCGCTCCACGCCCGAGAAACCCCATCCGCTCGTCACCGCGTTTTTGAAAGCGGTTGCTGGTACGGACTAA